A DNA window from Helianthus annuus cultivar XRQ/B chromosome 15, HanXRQr2.0-SUNRISE, whole genome shotgun sequence contains the following coding sequences:
- the LOC110910310 gene encoding sulfate transporter 3.1, whose translation MGTEYEYPKSKFNQQPHKVAIPPPQPFIKSLKNTVKETFFPDDPLRQFKNQPPSRKFVLGVQYVFPIFDWASSYNLSFFKSDIIAGITIASLAIPQGISYAKLANLPPILGLYSSFIPPLVYAMMGSSKDLAVGTVAVASLLIGSMLGAVVNANENPKLYLHLAFTATFFAGVFQASLGFLRLGFIVDFLSHATIVGFMGGAATVVCLQQLKGILGLEHFTHATDIISVLRSVFSQTHQWKWESAVLGIVFLFYLLFARYVSVKRPKLFWISAMAPLTSVILGSILVYLTHAEKHGVQVIGELKKGLNPITIADLSFGSQYLSSAIKVGIVTGVIALAEGIAVGRSFAMFKNYNIDGNKEMIAFGMMNIAGSCTSCYLTTGPFSRSAVNFNAGCKTAVSNIVMAVAVMFTLLFLTPLFHYTPLVVLSSIIISAMLGLINYEEAIHLWSLDKFDFVVCMSAYFGVVFASVEIGLVIAVALSLLRVLLFVSRPRTSTLGNIPDSTIYRSMDQYQNVKTVPGILILQIDAPIYFANSSYLRERISRWVDEEEDRLKSSGENSLQYVILALSAVGNIDTSGITMLGEVKKVMERRGLKLVLANPGGEVIKKMNKAKLIDVIGQEWIYLTVGEAVGACNFMLRTYKNVEKPTSIELASKKETRNDNNV comes from the exons ATGGGTACCGAATACGAGTACCCGAAATCCAAATTCAACCAACAACCGCACAAAGTCGCCATCCCGCCACCACAACCGTTCATAAAATCATTGAAGAACACGGTCAAGGAAACATTCTTCCCCGATGACCCGCTTCGGCAGTTCAAAAACCAGCCTCCGTCACGTAAATTCGTGCTCGGGGTTCAATATGTCTTCCCCATTTTCGACTGGGCGTCGAGTTATAACTTGAGTTTCTTTAAATCTGATATAATCGCGGGTATTACCATTGCGAGTTTGGCCATTCCGCAAGGGATTAGCTATGCTAAACTAGCGAACCTCCCCCCGATTCTCGGGCTGT ATTCGAGCTTCATTCCACCACTAGTGTATGCAATGATGGGAAGTTCAAAAGATCTAGCCGTGGGGACGGTGGCTGTGGCATCGCTACTAATAGGTTCCATGTTAGGGGCGGTGGTGAACGCGAACGAAAACCCCAAGTTGTATCTTCACTTGGCTTTCACGGCGACATTCTTCGCCGGAGTTTTTCAAGCTTCCCTTGGATTCTTGAG GCTCGGGTTTATTGTCGATTTCTTGTCGCACGCGACCATCGTTGGGTTCATGGGTGGTGCTGCGACGGTGGTTTGCTTACAACAGTTGAAAGGAATACTTGGTCTCGAACACTTCACTCATGCCACAGATATTATCTCCGTTTTGCGATCTGTGTTCTCTCAAACCCATCAG TGGAAGTGGGAGAGTGCAGTTTTGGGTATTGTCTTCCTGTTCTATCTCTTGTTCGCTAGATATGTG AGCGTAAAGCGCCCGAAGCTATTTTGGATATCTGCAATGGCTCCATTAACATCAGTTATATTAGGAAGCATTCTTGTTTATCTCACTCATGCCGAAAAACATGGTGTTCAAGTG ATTGGAGAATTAAAGAAAGGTTTAAATCCTATTACAATAGCGGATTTGTCTTTTGGATCACAATATTTATCTTCAGCAATCAAAGTAGGCATTGTCACGGGTGTCATTGCACTAGCT GAAGGAATTGCGGTTGGAAGAAGCTTTGCTATGTTCAAGAACTACAACATTGATGGTAACAAAGAGATGATTGCCTTTGGCATGATGAACATTGCTGGTTCATGCACTTCTTGCTACCTCACTACCG gGCCATTCTCGCGTTCGGCTGTGAACTTTAATGCAGGATGTAAAACCGCGGTATCAAACATTGTAATGGCGGTTGCGGTGATGTTCACATTGCTATTCCTAACTCCATTGTTTCATTACACGCCCCTTGTTGTACTGTCTTCCATTATCATCTCGGCTATGCTTGGTCTTATTAACTACGAAGAAGCTATTCACCTATGGAGTCTAGACAAATTTGACTTTGTTGTATGCATGAGTGCATACTTTGGTGTTGTTTTTGCGAGTGTTGAGATTGGATTAGTTATTGCG GTTGCATTGTCGCTACTTAGGGTACTCCTGTTTGTCTCGAGACCAAGAACATCCACACTAGGTAACATACCCGATTCCACAATTTATAGAAGCATGGATCAATACCAAAATGTGAAAACCGTTCCTGGAATCTTGATACTCCAAATTGATGCACCTATTTACTTTGCTAACTCAAGTTACTTGAGGGAAAG AATTTCGAGATGGGTCGACGAAGAGGAAGATAGGTTGAAGTCTTCAGGAGAAAATAGCTTGCAATATGTCATTCTTGCCTTGAGTG CGGTCGGAAACATTGACACTAGCGGGATTACGATGCTTGGGGAGGTTAAAAAGGTTATGGAAAGAAGAGGGCTAAAG ttGGTTTTGGCAAATCCGGGAGGAGAGGTGATAAAGAAGATGAACAAAGCGAAGTTAATAGATGTGATTGGGCAAGAATGGATATATCTAACGGTGGGAGAGGCCGTGGGAGCTTGCAACTTCATGCTTCGCACCTACAAGAATGTGGAAAAGCCGACTTCAATTGAACTAGCATCAAAGAAAGAGACTCGGAATGACAACAATGTTTAA